The Pirellulales bacterium genome window below encodes:
- a CDS encoding cold-shock protein, translating to MPSGTVKWFNPTKGYGFIQPSGGGGKDVFVHISAVERAGLSSLNEGQTVEYEIESNRGKESAVNLKVR from the coding sequence ATGCCATCAGGTACTGTGAAGTGGTTCAATCCGACAAAGGGCTACGGTTTCATTCAGCCTTCCGGCGGCGGCGGCAAGGACGTGTTCGTTCACATCTCGGCCGTAGAACGGGCCGGCCTTAGTTCGCTCAATGAGGGGCAGACCGTCGAATACGAGATCGAGAGCAATCGCGGGAAGGAATCCGCGGTCAACCTCAAGGTCAGGTAA